One Triticum dicoccoides isolate Atlit2015 ecotype Zavitan chromosome 5B, WEW_v2.0, whole genome shotgun sequence genomic window carries:
- the LOC119313028 gene encoding putative disease resistance protein RGA4: MEVALGSAASLLGKVLRTLSDSLVAVYVDSLQLGHNSEQIKDKLLHAQGLLHNAQLQGSHNPGLQGLLEKLSRDADQAEDLLDELHYFQIHDKLHGTTQESGPDLDGVVLHAGSAVRHAIGSFARFFSSSRTPKTKRDGSDDDAAVVGRLTKKSKTNSTSASADGDDMLHFDRVSMSSKIKSLLQGMQSHCDSVSNLLIGSTPSNSVAVVVLHRPQTASMIIQDTLYGRRDIFEETVNRITTLTGTTQTETVSVLPIVGPGGIGKTTFAQHLYNDGRTEKHFDVPVWVCVSTDFDVLKLTREILVCIPATEGGSSSVANETTNLDHLQKSIAYRLKSKRVLIVLDDIWKCDTVDQWKTLLAPFTKGEAKGSMVLVTTRFPKLADMVKTVDPLELRGLESNDFFTFFEACIFGADDKPEHYEDEFAGIARKIAKKLKGSPLAAKTVGRLLQKHLSQEHWHGVLEKHQWLKQQENDDIMQSLKISYDYLPFDLKKCFSYCGLFPEDHRFTSLEINRFWVATGIIDSNHQADRNHMEELVDNGFLMKEFDWRDRCWYVMHDLMHELSKSVSAQECLNISGFDFRADAIPQSVRHLSINIEDRYDANFEKEMCKLRERMDIANLRTLMIFREYEEERIAKLLKDSLEEINSLRVLFIAVNTPECFPYRFSKLIHLQYLKISSGYRDREMSLPGTLSRFYHLKFLDLDDWHGRSDLPEDFSHLENLHDFRAESELHSNIRNVGKMKHLQELKEFHVKKESMGFELAELGALPELEGGLTIRGLEHVATKEEATAAKLMLKRNLKELELLWGRDGPTDADILGSYLSQTELELHVDIRRGRDVPTADADILDALQPHSNLRVLRIANQGGTVGPSWLCLDIWLTSLERLIVEGVSWSTLPPFAKLPNLKVLNLKKISGMHQFGLRCGGAPGKCSMRLKTVEFYDIPELAEWVVEPNCHSFPSLETIKCISCPNLRVMPLSEVSCTNLRTLQVFSCPKMSLPSMPHTSTLTDLNIGIGVVRYPRTLLSYDGKKLVVGGYGGALAYHNLDKVEDMDIANVSHISLTDIEKLKSLTELSVGRCDSLFPEELDGSIVLRSVKSLKLDVSHLTSSKSSSSKVLNCFPALSVLVIVGSEECVMQFPSSSSLQKLTFSYCKGLVLVPVEKENGEGIQDDNSLLQSLTIQRCELFYRWPMGESETICPASLRELDIWDEPSMKSMALLSNLTSLTTLRLIWCSNLTVDGFNPLIAVNLIQLQVRWCNTLATDMLSEVASQRAKLLPADYLSRLEVLITDDICGLLASPICNLLAPALHTLKFEEDERMEGFTEEQEKALQLLTSLQNLTFLRCRGLQSLPQGLRRLSSLEELGVLACAEIRSMPKEGLPVSLRRLKMNWRSTEIDEQIEKIKRSNPYLSVSDY; this comes from the coding sequence ATGGAGGTGGCTCTCGGCTCGGCAGCCTCGCTCCTCGGCAAGGTGTTGAGGACGCTGTCCGACAGCCTGGTGGCTGTTTACGTGGACAGCCTTCAGCTCGGCCACAACTCGGAGCAGATCAAGGACAAGCTGCTGCACGCGCAAGGCCTCCTACACAACGCCCAGCTCCAGGGGAGCCACAACCCTGGCCTCCAGGGGTTGCTGGAGAAGCTGAGCAGGGACGCCGACCAGGCAGAGGACCTGCTGGATGAGCTCCACTACTTCCAGATCCACGACAAGCTACATGGCACCACCCAAGAGTCCGGCCCGGATCTGGATGGTGTTGTTCTCCATGCCGGTAGTGCTGTTCGCCACGCCATAGGCAGCTTCGCCCGGTTCTTTTCTTCCTCGCGTACACCCAAGACCAAGAGGGATGGTAGTGATGATGATGCTGCTGTTGTCGGCCGCCTCACAAAAAAATCCAAAACCAACTCTACTAGTGCTAGTGCTGATGGTGATGATATGCTGCATTTCGACAGAGTGTCCATGTCCAGCAAGATCAAGTCCCTGTTACAGGGCATGCAGTCCCACTGTGATTCCGTCTCCAATTTGCTCATCGGCAGTACCCCAAGCAACAGCGTGGCAGTCGTCGTCCTACATCGGCCTCAGACTGCTTCCATGATTATACAAGACACATTGTATGGCAGGAGAGACATTTTTGAGGAAACTGTCAATCGTATCACCACTCTTACCGGTACCACACAGACTGAGACTGTTTCTGTTCTTCCTATAGTTGGTCCAGGCGGTATTGGAAAGACAACTTTCGCCCAACATCTGTATAATGATGGCAGGACTGAAAAGCACTTTGATGTTCCAGTCTGGGTATGTGTATCGACTGATTTCGATGTGCTTAAGCTCACCAGGGAGATCCTTGTCTGCATACCTGCAACTGAAGGAGGAAGCAGCAGTGTTGCAAATGAAACAACCAATTTAGATCATCTTCAGAAATCCATAGCGTATCGTCTCAAGTCCAAGAGGGTTCTAATTGTCTTGGATGATATATGGAAATGTGACACTGTGGATCAGTGGAAGACCCTGCTAGCTCCGTTCACAAAGGGGGAAGCCAAAGGAAGCATGGTACTTGTCACAACTCGATTCCCAAAGCTAGCAGACATGGTGAAAACAGTTGATCCACTAGAGCTGCGAGGTTTGGAGTCTAATGACTTCTTCACATTCTTTGAAGCATGTATATTTGGTGCAGACGACAAGCCTGAGCATTACGAAGATGAGTTTGCTGGTATTGCACGAAAAATTGCAAAGAAGCTAAAGGGTTCCCCGCTGGCAGCCAAAACAGTTGGTAGACTATTGCAGAAGCACCTTTCTCAGGAACATTGGCATGGAGTTCTTGAAAAGCATCAGTGGCTAAAGCAGCAagaaaatgatgatatcatgcaatCTTTAAAGATTAGCTACGATTACCTCCCATTTGATCTGAAGAAATGCTTTTCCTATTGTGGCCTTTTCCCTGAAGACCATAGGTTTACTTCTTTAGAAATCAATCGTTTCTGGGTTGCAACAGGCATCATAGACTCTAATCACCAAGCCGATAGGAATCACATGGAAGAACTAGTGGATAATGGTTTTCTCATGAAGGAATTCGATTGGCGTGATCGATGCTGGTATGTAATGCATGATTTAATGCATGAGCTATCTAAGAGTGTTTCTGCACAAGAATGCCTCAATATAAGTGGCTTTGATTTCAGAGCTGATGCCATCCCGCAATCTGTTCGACACTTATCTATCAACATAGAAGACAGATATGATGCAAATTTTGAGAAAGAAATGTGTAAACTAAGGGAGAGGATGGACATTGCTAATCTGCGGACTTTGATGATTTTTAGAGAATATGAAGAAGAAAGAATCGCCAAGCTTTTGAAAGATAGCTTAGAGGAAATAAATAGTCTGCGTGTCCTATTTATAGCAGTGAATACTCCAGAATGTTTTCCATATAGGTTTTCAAAACTGATCCACCTACAATACCTCAAAATTAGTTCAGGTTACAGAGACCGGGAAATGAGTTTACCTGGTACACTATCAAGATTTTATCACTTGAAATTCTTGGACCTAGATGATTGGCATGGTCGTTCTGATTTGCCTGAAGACTTTAGCCACCTTGAAAATCTACATGATTTCCGTGCTGAAAGTGAACTTCACTCCAATATTCGCAATGTGGGAAAGATGAAGCATCTGCAGGAGCTAAAAGAATTCCATGTTAAAAAGGAGAGCATGGGATTTGAACTGGCAGAACTTGGGGCATTGCCAGAGCTTGAAGGAGGATTGACTATACGTGGTCTTGAACACGTGGCAACCAAGGAGGAAGCTACTGCAGCAAAACTGATGTTGAAAAGGAATCTGAAGGAGCTGGAATTACTCTGGGGCAGAGATGGACCAACAGATGCTGATATTCTTGGAAGCTACTTGAGCCAAACAGAGCTGGAATTACATGTTGATATTAGGAGGGGTAGAGATGTTCCAACTGCAGATGCTGATATTCTTGATGCTCTTCAACCACACTCTAATCTTAGAGTACTTAGAATTGCAAATCAAGGTGGTACCGTTGGTCCTAGTTGGTTGTGTCTTGACATCTGGTTAACAAGTTTAGAGAGACTCATTGTAGAAGGCGTATCTTGGAGCACCCTCCCACCTTTTGCGAAGCTACCAAATCTCAAGGTACTCAATTTGAAGAAAATTTCTGGAATGCATCAGTTTGGGCTTCGATGTGGTGGCGCTCCAGGGAAATGTTCTATGCGCTTGAAGACAGTCGAGTTTTATGATATACCAGAGCTTGCTGAATGGGTTGTGGAACCTAATTGCCATTCCTTTCCAAGTCTTGAAACAATCAAATGCATCAGTTGTCCCAATCTCCGTGTGATGCCCTTGTCGGAGGTATCTTGCACCAATTTGCGCACACTTCAAGTTTTCAGCTGCCCCAAGATGTCTCTGCCCTCCATGCCTCACACCTCCACACTGACGGATTTGAATATTGGAATAGGTGTAGTACGTTATCCAAGAACATTGTTGTCTTATGATGGAAAGAAATTGGTTGTTGGAGGGTATGGCGGTGCTTTGGCCTACCACAATCTGGATAAAGTAGAAGATATGGATATTGCAAATGTATCGCACATATCATTGACAGACATCGAAAAGCTTAAATCCCTAACAGAACTAAGTGTCGGAAGATGCGACAGTTTGTTCCCTGAAGAGCTGGATGGCAGTATTGTCTTGCGTTCAGTTAAGAGTCTCAAATTAGATGTATCTCATCTTACCAGCAGCAAATCATCATCGTCAAAAGTGTTAAACTGTTTCCCAGCTCTTTCTGTGTTGGTGATAGTTGGCTCCGAGGAATGTGTAATGCAGTTCCCATCATCTAGCTCACTGCAGAAACTTACCTTCTCATACTGCAAGGGCCTGGTTCTTGTGCCCGTGGAGAAGGAGAATGGAGAAGGAATTCAGGATGACAACTCATTGCTCCAATCATTAACAATACAGAGATGCGAATTGTTCTATCGGTGGCCAATGGGAGAATCAGAGACAATTTGCCCTGCTTCCCTGAGGGAACTTGATATTTGGGACGAGCCAAGCATGAAGTCAATGGCTCTGCTCTCAAACCTCACGTCTCTCACCACTCTAAGGCTAATATGGTGCAGTAACTTAACAGTGGATGGATTCAATCCTCTCATCGCAGTCAACCTCATACAACTGCAAGTGCGTTGGTGCAACACCTTAGCAACAGATATGCTCTCAGAGGTGGCCTCTCAGAGGGCCAAATTATTGCCTGCAGATTACCTCTCTAGATTGGAGGTACTCATCACGGATGACATCTGTGGATTGCTTGCTTCTCCTATTTGCAACCTCCTCGCCCCGGCCCTCCACACACTTAAATTTGAGGAAGATGAGAGGATGGAAGGCTTCACGGAAGAGCAAGAGAAAGCGCTGCAGCTCCTCACCTCCCTCCAGAATCTAACATTTTTGAGATGCAGGGGTCTGCAGTCGCTTCCTCAAGGGTTACGTCGCCTTTCTTCGCTCGAGGAGTTAGGTGTCCTTGCGTGTGCAGAAATCCGATCAATGCCCAAGGAGGGCCTCCCGGTTTCGCTGAGAAGACTAAAGATGAATTGGCGCAGCACTGAGATAGACGAGCAAATTGAGAAAATCAAAAGAAGCAACCCATATTTATCCGTCTCGGATTACTAA
- the LOC119310766 gene encoding caffeoylshikimate esterase-like codes for MVHPVAEADERSPFGRLTTEAYCARHGVTHSSSTLVNPRELRIFTQRWVPSGGAPVLGAIAVVHGFTGESSWMVLLTAVHFAKQGFAVAAVDHQGHGFSEGFQAHIPDIGPVLDDCEAGFAPFRADYPPPLLCFLYGESLSGAIALLLHPGPAARRH; via the coding sequence ATGGTGCATCCGGTGGCGGAGGCCGACGAGCGGAGCCCCTTCGGCCGGCTCACCACGGAGGCGTACTGCGCGCGCCACGGCGTCACGCACTCCTCCTCCACCTTGGTCAACCCGCGGGAGCTCCGCATCTTCACGCAGCGCTGGGTGCCCAGCGGCGGCGCCCCCGTCCTCGgcgccatcgccgtcgtccacgGCTTCACCGGCGAGTCCAGCTGGATGGTCCTGCTCACCGCCGTCCACTTCGccaagcagggcttcgccgtcgccgccgtcgaccaccAGGGGCACGGCTTCTCCGAGGGCTTCCAGGCCCACATCCCGGACATCGGCCCCGTGCTTGACGACTGCGAGGCCGGCTTCGCCCCCTTCCGCGCTGACTACCCTCCCCCGCTGCTCTGCTTCCTCTACGGGGAGTCCCTCAGCGGCGCCATCGCGCTGCTGCTGCACCCAGGGCCCGCAGCCCGCAGGCACTAA